The Arachis hypogaea cultivar Tifrunner chromosome 19, arahy.Tifrunner.gnm2.J5K5, whole genome shotgun sequence genome has a window encoding:
- the LOC112776617 gene encoding uncharacterized protein yields the protein MGIIRSCFSFIAGTVCGIYVAQNYKVPNVAKLADTALFMAKVVEETYRKPSKKGDDDE from the coding sequence ATGGGTATCATAAGGAGTTGCTTCTCCTTCATAGCAGGGAcagtctgtggtatttatgtggCACAGAACTATAAAGTGCCTAACGTGGCAAAGCTAGCCGACACTGCCTTGTTCATGGCCAAGGTTGTTGAAGAAACATACCGCAAACCCAGCAAgaagggtgatgatgatgaatag